From the Zonotrichia leucophrys gambelii isolate GWCS_2022_RI chromosome 10, RI_Zleu_2.0, whole genome shotgun sequence genome, one window contains:
- the LOC135452440 gene encoding proline-rich protein 2-like, whose product MRYSCGLGSAVPRELNPQDPAGRCCGTPRPPRHSSLLRGCRTLPRLLRTPDLASTSGGPPALKGARFPQHFGSPSPLSSRCPRHLGGPAPFSSRCPQRSRESRSPRGPRSPHRVPLPSAPQVTPTPSSPEEGPDPLRVSQFPPGPRSPQPFMGPRSPQGPRSPQGVLLPPGAPLPSGPPRSHPPSAPLTDPPPSAPHQPGHGLA is encoded by the exons ATGAGGTATAG TTGCGGGCTGGGCTCGGCTGTGCCGAGGGAGCTCAACCCGCAGGACCCGGCTGGACGCTGCTGTGGGACCCCCCGGCCTCCccggcacagctccctcctcagGGGCTGCCGAACTCTCCCCAGGCTCCTCCGGACACCCGACCTCGCCAGCACTTCAGGAGGACCCCCTGCCCTCAAGGGAGCCCGGTTCCCTCAGCATTTCGGGAGTCCTTCGCCCCTCAGCTCCCGCTGCCCTCGGCACCTCGGGGGTCCCGCTCCCTTCAGCTCCCGCTGCCCTCAGCGCTCAAGGGAGTCCCGGTCCCCCAGGGGTCCCCGCTCCCCTCACAGGGTCCCGCTGCCCTCAGCGCCTCAGGTGACCCCAACGCCCTCATCACCTGAGGAGGGTCCGGATCCCCTCAGAGTGTCCCAGTTCCCCCCGGGGCCCCGCTCTCCTCAGCCCTTCATGGGACCTCGCTCCCCGCAGGGGCCCCGCTCCCCTCAGGgtgtcctgctgcccccaggggCCCCGTTGCCCTCAGGACCTCCCCGTTCCCACCCCCCCAGCGCTCCCCTCACGGACCCGCCGCCATCGGCCCCGCACCAACCTGGCCACGGTCTCGCCTAG